From bacterium, a single genomic window includes:
- a CDS encoding 4Fe-4S binding protein, producing the protein MRSFRIISQWVFGILFLLLFLNTRYMGEDVISWPVNAFFTIDPLAGITAMAAGRKFLGFFWPILILLPVTALFGRVFCGWICPMGGCLDLFGRKSRQLAPRPAGRFYLTKDVVLLVVLISSLFAVNLSGVLDPLSLLIRSLAMGVVHPLEKTIHLVFDTAWRVGGPVSAVTEPVYGFLSDHFLSFKMPMFRYTALFLGLFLTIIFLELVERRFWCRNLCPLGALLGIVSSRNPLGLNINRSGCTACGNCPTTCRMGAIEGENKQSIRKRDCILCYNCVDSCGDHLIGHRASSSTLDHPGPFLPLTRRAFLGTAGAGVFLPLAMGRSARPDSLPATLIRPPGAVSEDRFLGLCLRCGECMRVCLTNGLQPTLFEAGVEGMWTPRLISRIGYCEYSCTLCGQVCPTGAIAHLDTVTKRKVTIGTAVIDRDRCIPFIRPEQCLVCEEHCPTPEKAIVFDDVTVPGQAGPVVLKQPRVIEHLCIGCGICETRCPLESDSAIIIVRDGEDRSKP; encoded by the coding sequence ATGAGAAGCTTTCGCATCATCTCCCAGTGGGTGTTCGGTATCCTCTTTCTCCTCCTTTTCCTCAACACGAGGTACATGGGGGAGGATGTCATCTCCTGGCCCGTAAACGCCTTCTTCACCATCGATCCCCTTGCCGGTATCACAGCCATGGCGGCTGGAAGGAAGTTCCTCGGGTTCTTCTGGCCCATCCTCATCCTTCTGCCTGTAACCGCTCTTTTCGGGCGTGTATTCTGCGGATGGATATGCCCCATGGGAGGGTGCCTGGACCTTTTCGGCCGCAAGAGCCGTCAGCTGGCTCCCCGGCCGGCCGGCAGGTTCTACCTCACCAAGGATGTTGTTCTCCTTGTTGTGCTCATCTCGTCCCTCTTCGCGGTGAATCTTTCAGGGGTTCTGGATCCCCTGTCCCTGCTCATCCGCAGTCTGGCCATGGGGGTTGTGCACCCTCTGGAAAAAACGATCCACCTGGTTTTCGACACTGCGTGGCGGGTGGGCGGCCCTGTGAGCGCAGTGACCGAACCTGTCTACGGTTTTCTGAGCGACCATTTCCTCTCATTCAAAATGCCCATGTTTCGCTACACGGCCCTTTTCCTGGGCCTTTTTCTGACCATAATATTCCTGGAACTGGTGGAGCGCAGGTTCTGGTGTCGGAACCTCTGCCCCCTGGGTGCTCTCCTGGGGATCGTTTCGTCGAGAAACCCCCTCGGTCTGAACATTAACCGCTCCGGGTGCACGGCCTGCGGAAACTGCCCCACAACCTGCCGCATGGGGGCCATCGAGGGTGAGAACAAGCAGTCCATCAGGAAACGGGACTGCATCTTGTGTTACAACTGTGTGGATTCGTGCGGTGACCATCTCATCGGCCACCGAGCCTCCTCCAGCACTCTTGATCATCCCGGACCGTTTTTGCCTCTTACGCGCAGAGCCTTCCTGGGGACGGCGGGTGCCGGTGTCTTTCTTCCCCTGGCCATGGGGCGCAGCGCTCGTCCGGACTCACTTCCAGCTACCCTCATTCGCCCACCCGGAGCTGTATCGGAAGACCGGTTTCTGGGGTTGTGCCTTCGGTGTGGTGAGTGCATGCGTGTGTGCCTGACCAACGGGCTTCAGCCCACCCTGTTCGAGGCAGGGGTTGAAGGGATGTGGACACCGCGGCTCATCTCCAGGATAGGGTACTGTGAATACTCGTGTACTTTGTGCGGTCAGGTGTGTCCCACCGGCGCCATTGCCCATCTGGATACAGTCACCAAGAGAAAGGTCACCATTGGAACTGCCGTTATCGACAGGGACCGGTGTATCCCCTTCATAAGGCCGGAACAGTGCCTGGTTTGTGAGGAGCACTGTCCCACTCCGGAGAAGGCTATTGTATTTGACGACGTTACAGTGCCGGGGCAAGCTGGACCTGTGGTTCTCAAACAGCCAAGGGTTATTGAACACCTGTGCATCGGTTGCGGTATCTGCGAGACCAGGTGCCCCCTCGAGAGCGATTCGGCCATAATTATTGTGAGGGATGGAGAGGACAGATCGAAGCCATAG
- a CDS encoding cytochrome c biogenesis protein ResB, with product MRTVLNRLGSIKLTLTILLLTAGASAFGTFLPQGGDMEVWEKLVGTTGTRMAVTLGLTDFYHSVWFTALLAILSANLLACMVNRVPGMLSSLSGKAAMGREAVLDLPDSDESEIRTVTALHSLGFRSRRKSGGRIFSRGGWSYLFTLMTHGSILIIMAFSIFGSAAGFVATQRVFVGDSISTAFNWKVGGDKPLPFELRADDFNLQPNPVGVRLGVLELATQKKGMVIVTHEGGTFKVPGVRGRMRLENFDTDRKDFLATWTHADGSRTEIRRDQEIGNSGFSLVPVSYATWPERQVLARVTLSYRNASDRSGEISINHPMVSDGIRIYLTDYGQDKFGLSYVGFQFVKDPGQAGVWAGCVLFLICVTGAFFVRHSCAVVVREGGHLRVHVSSRENRDEIVKHLQDNVIVQGENLRKA from the coding sequence TTGCGGACAGTCCTCAATCGTCTCGGCTCTATCAAACTTACTCTCACCATCCTGCTCCTCACTGCAGGTGCGTCCGCTTTCGGCACCTTCCTGCCCCAGGGAGGGGATATGGAAGTCTGGGAGAAGCTGGTGGGTACCACCGGGACCAGGATGGCCGTCACCCTGGGGCTCACCGATTTTTATCACTCCGTCTGGTTCACTGCCCTGCTGGCTATCCTGTCTGCAAATCTGCTCGCCTGCATGGTCAATCGCGTTCCCGGAATGCTGTCATCCCTTTCCGGCAAGGCTGCCATGGGAAGGGAAGCTGTCCTCGATCTGCCTGACTCGGATGAATCGGAGATCCGAACCGTCACAGCGCTTCACTCCCTCGGTTTTCGCTCAAGAAGGAAGAGTGGGGGCCGGATATTTTCCAGGGGGGGCTGGAGTTACCTTTTCACCCTGATGACCCACGGGAGTATCCTGATCATCATGGCTTTTTCTATTTTCGGTTCCGCTGCCGGTTTTGTAGCCACCCAGCGTGTTTTTGTAGGTGACAGCATCAGCACCGCCTTTAACTGGAAAGTTGGAGGCGACAAGCCGTTGCCTTTTGAATTACGAGCTGATGACTTCAACCTGCAGCCCAACCCGGTGGGTGTTCGGCTGGGGGTCCTGGAACTTGCAACGCAGAAAAAGGGCATGGTGATCGTCACCCACGAGGGTGGAACCTTTAAGGTGCCGGGGGTCAGAGGGCGTATGAGGCTTGAAAACTTCGATACCGACAGGAAGGATTTTCTGGCCACCTGGACCCATGCTGACGGATCCCGTACCGAGATAAGGAGAGATCAGGAGATAGGGAACAGCGGGTTTTCCCTTGTTCCGGTGTCCTACGCTACCTGGCCTGAGCGCCAGGTCCTTGCCAGGGTCACCCTGTCGTACAGGAATGCCAGTGATCGCTCCGGGGAGATCTCGATCAACCACCCGATGGTTAGCGACGGGATCCGCATCTACCTCACCGATTACGGCCAGGACAAGTTCGGGTTATCCTACGTGGGTTTTCAGTTTGTAAAAGACCCTGGACAGGCCGGAGTATGGGCGGGGTGCGTCCTCTTTCTGATATGTGTGACCGGGGCTTTTTTTGTCCGACACAGCTGCGCGGTAGTGGTACGGGAAGGGGGACATCTCAGAGTCCATGTCTCTTCGAGGGAAAACAGGGATGAGATCGTCAAACATCTGCAAGATAACGTTATTGTGCAAGGGGAAAATTTAAGAAAAGCTTAA
- a CDS encoding ATP-binding protein, which translates to MFKFSWPRKIFLYSVVLAVTSVSLTALATVRTAAHLWEQEFLTRNTSYSRYTSLDVLRTFGGRFSGGADPEVTAAIHNLTRSNQDLIGVQILTESGRVLFSTPHMQDGTKVAPGAAPGPGIEPTPGQISEPISEPFSAGAWYEGKDKAVQAVIGSSHPMARTFKAGGQRYLDVLAPVTGFGGSRPIAIRYLYAYTSLEAKTDNLVQRVILVALVLMLLVAGLSVYLSRALTRPVSLLSASARRIAEGDLEHRIRLTTGDEIEELSRQFNQMLESLAQHRRDIEEANRELREANSKLKELQAQLVRSERLAALGQLSAGVSHELDNPVGVILGYAELTMEESDPGSQLHEYAVVVREEAKRCKRIIAGLLDFSRPSIGVAQDLDLKALIVDLVKHLEDQRLFKRISWNLELEDRDTVVNVDPDSMRQVLVNLALNAAQAMGDEGVITVSLQKTIGSAEDGYLIHFEDSGEGVPLGGEERIFDPFYTTKRRGEGTGLGLSICRKLVEEMGGRIKALSGPTGVFEIWLPRTGEPYDGVIEEPENE; encoded by the coding sequence GTGTTTAAATTTAGCTGGCCGAGGAAGATCTTCCTGTACTCCGTGGTTCTGGCTGTCACTTCCGTTTCATTGACGGCTCTTGCCACGGTCCGTACAGCGGCCCATCTGTGGGAACAGGAGTTCCTCACCCGCAACACCTCTTACTCCCGTTACACGAGCCTGGATGTTCTGCGAACCTTCGGGGGCCGTTTCTCCGGAGGGGCGGATCCAGAGGTGACCGCGGCGATCCATAACCTGACGAGAAGCAATCAGGACCTCATCGGCGTTCAGATCCTCACAGAGAGCGGCCGGGTGCTTTTCTCCACTCCCCATATGCAAGACGGGACTAAGGTTGCTCCTGGTGCAGCTCCCGGCCCAGGGATTGAGCCAACCCCAGGGCAAATATCAGAGCCGATATCGGAACCGTTTTCAGCAGGCGCCTGGTATGAGGGAAAGGACAAAGCTGTCCAGGCTGTGATAGGGAGTTCCCATCCCATGGCTCGAACCTTCAAAGCAGGCGGACAGCGTTACCTGGATGTCCTCGCACCTGTCACGGGTTTTGGAGGATCTCGACCCATCGCCATCAGATACCTTTATGCCTACACCTCCCTGGAGGCCAAGACGGACAACCTTGTCCAGCGAGTGATCCTGGTGGCCCTGGTTCTCATGCTCCTGGTAGCCGGGCTTTCAGTCTACCTGTCCCGGGCCCTCACCCGCCCTGTCTCACTCCTTTCAGCCTCGGCGCGCCGCATCGCTGAGGGTGATCTGGAACATCGGATCCGGTTGACCACCGGGGATGAGATCGAGGAGCTGTCCCGGCAGTTCAACCAGATGCTGGAGTCTCTAGCCCAACACCGCCGGGATATAGAGGAAGCAAACAGAGAACTTCGGGAGGCAAACAGTAAGCTTAAGGAACTTCAGGCTCAACTGGTGCGCTCCGAGAGGCTGGCAGCCCTTGGGCAGCTCTCAGCCGGGGTCAGCCACGAACTGGATAACCCTGTTGGCGTCATCCTCGGGTACGCGGAGCTGACCATGGAGGAGAGCGATCCGGGAAGTCAACTCCACGAATATGCTGTTGTTGTGAGGGAGGAGGCCAAGCGCTGCAAAAGGATCATCGCCGGCCTTCTGGATTTTTCCCGCCCGAGTATTGGTGTTGCCCAAGATCTGGATCTGAAGGCCCTGATCGTCGATCTGGTCAAGCACCTGGAGGACCAGCGTCTCTTCAAAAGGATCAGTTGGAACCTGGAACTGGAGGATCGGGACACAGTCGTCAATGTTGATCCGGATTCCATGAGGCAGGTCCTGGTCAACCTCGCTTTGAACGCTGCCCAGGCGATGGGGGATGAGGGAGTGATCACAGTGAGTCTCCAGAAAACCATTGGATCCGCTGAGGACGGCTATCTGATCCATTTCGAAGATTCCGGAGAAGGTGTGCCCCTGGGAGGAGAGGAGCGGATCTTTGATCCCTTCTACACCACCAAGCGTCGGGGAGAAGGCACCGGCCTCGGTCTTTCCATCTGTCGAAAGCTGGTGGAGGAGATGGGGGGACGGATAAAGGCGCTGTCCGGTCCAACAGGCGTTTTTGAGATATGGCTGCCCCGGACCGGGGAACCTTACGATGGAGTGATCGAGGAGCCAGAAAATGAGTGA
- a CDS encoding sigma-54 dependent transcriptional regulator, whose protein sequence is MSEKVLVVDDEPGMRSLLTRVMEKEGYAAAACADGNEALQAFAKEDWDLVIADIDMPGMDGIELLKHLRKNSPHVPVLMITAYATVETAVEAMKLGAHDYITKPFAMDELKIVVGKVFEGQRLLVQRDLLLAEIKNQYDPEGIIGVSDRIRDVVDMAVSVAPSRATVLIEGESGTGKELVARAIHDHSDRKDKPFVVVNCGALSEGILESELFGHERGAFSGAITTRKGRFELADRGSLFIDEIGELPPQAQVKLLRFLQNQEFERVGGSVVLKSNARIIAATNRDLKAMVRSGAFREDLFYRINVVHITVPPLRDRREDIEHLARHFLEKYSVQMNKKLDDLPGDVLIALRTYNWGGNVRELENVMERAVVLCKGSSVTLRDLPEEVRGRDRDLEAAPAKGQTLTQILEAMERQILVRTLDKNRDSQTKTAGELGIKRTTLRYKMGKYGLV, encoded by the coding sequence ATGAGTGAGAAAGTGCTGGTTGTAGACGATGAACCAGGGATGCGGAGCCTGCTCACCCGGGTTATGGAGAAGGAGGGCTACGCGGCCGCAGCATGCGCCGATGGAAACGAAGCCCTTCAGGCCTTTGCCAAAGAGGATTGGGATCTGGTCATCGCTGACATCGATATGCCCGGAATGGACGGGATCGAACTCCTCAAGCATTTAAGAAAAAACAGTCCCCATGTGCCGGTCCTGATGATAACCGCTTATGCCACAGTTGAAACGGCTGTGGAGGCCATGAAACTGGGGGCCCACGATTACATAACCAAGCCTTTTGCCATGGATGAGCTCAAGATCGTGGTGGGCAAGGTCTTTGAGGGTCAGAGGCTCCTGGTTCAGAGAGATCTGCTCCTGGCCGAAATAAAGAACCAATACGACCCGGAGGGTATCATTGGTGTGTCTGACAGGATTCGGGATGTGGTGGACATGGCGGTGAGTGTCGCCCCTTCCAGGGCCACCGTTCTCATAGAAGGTGAAAGCGGAACAGGCAAAGAGCTTGTAGCAAGGGCGATCCACGATCACAGCGACCGAAAGGATAAACCTTTCGTCGTCGTCAACTGCGGCGCCCTGTCTGAAGGGATCCTGGAGAGCGAGCTGTTTGGGCATGAGAGGGGAGCTTTTTCCGGGGCCATAACCACCCGCAAGGGAAGGTTTGAGCTCGCTGACAGAGGTTCCCTGTTCATCGATGAGATAGGGGAACTTCCGCCCCAGGCTCAGGTAAAGCTTCTTCGCTTTCTTCAAAACCAGGAGTTCGAAAGGGTCGGGGGATCTGTTGTTTTGAAAAGCAACGCGAGGATCATTGCCGCTACCAATAGGGACCTGAAGGCCATGGTCCGGTCAGGTGCCTTCAGGGAGGACCTTTTTTACAGAATTAATGTGGTCCACATTACGGTTCCCCCCTTGAGGGACCGAAGGGAGGATATAGAGCATCTTGCCCGGCATTTTTTGGAAAAATATAGTGTCCAGATGAACAAAAAACTTGACGATCTGCCGGGGGATGTCCTGATAGCGCTTCGTACCTACAATTGGGGAGGGAATGTCCGTGAACTGGAAAATGTCATGGAGAGGGCAGTTGTTCTTTGCAAGGGAAGCTCTGTAACTCTCCGGGATCTGCCGGAAGAGGTCAGGGGCCGGGACAGGGACCTTGAGGCAGCCCCTGCAAAGGGGCAGACCTTGACCCAGATCCTGGAAGCCATGGAGAGACAGATCCTTGTCAGGACCCTGGATAAAAACCGGGACAGCCAGACAAAAACAGCGGGAGAACTGGGGATCAAGAGAACCACTTTGCGGTACAAAATGGGGAAATATGGACTCGTGTAA
- a CDS encoding ethylbenzene dehydrogenase-related protein: MNIALNTMMKTVLLTIPALLLAAVLYCNCSSPFNGDTLVAQPVDGEPGPEEWEKAVPLDLVVWMGNVNIPEEIVALDMETSHRSTPECHHGPSTSDPVKVRIQAVYNREELFVLMKWPDRTQDRELGTWELGPEGWIARPGADDGIAILWELSGEPAGGSMGRSGGSGSGEGPFRCQYACHMMEVDVYDGGTKMRMGMKSSEGQVLDLWRWRASVTGSFGLADDMVIDETGKRGDEGQVLPVVNRSTKVPGPGTVNGSVAPYYIVETPIGRQGDVRAKARWEKGMWTLLLKRALDTADPDDVVYSPGGRVPFSVSLFDNTFSEHHVSADSAFLVLWRATRIQNKGRDFDEPMDF, encoded by the coding sequence ATGAACATTGCTCTTAACACTATGATGAAAACCGTATTATTGACAATACCGGCTTTGCTGCTGGCCGCAGTGCTGTATTGCAACTGTTCGAGCCCCTTTAATGGAGACACCCTTGTGGCCCAGCCTGTTGACGGTGAGCCGGGGCCGGAGGAATGGGAAAAGGCAGTGCCCCTTGATCTGGTGGTTTGGATGGGGAACGTAAATATCCCCGAAGAGATCGTCGCACTGGACATGGAAACATCTCACAGATCGACTCCGGAGTGTCATCACGGACCTTCCACTTCGGATCCTGTCAAAGTGAGGATCCAGGCAGTCTACAACCGGGAAGAGCTGTTTGTGCTCATGAAGTGGCCGGACAGGACGCAGGATCGCGAGCTTGGAACCTGGGAATTGGGGCCGGAAGGTTGGATCGCAAGGCCCGGTGCGGACGACGGTATTGCCATATTATGGGAGTTATCGGGGGAGCCGGCAGGGGGATCTATGGGTAGATCTGGCGGATCCGGGAGTGGAGAGGGTCCTTTCCGCTGCCAGTATGCATGCCATATGATGGAGGTGGATGTTTACGACGGCGGTACAAAGATGAGAATGGGGATGAAATCCTCAGAAGGACAAGTGTTGGACCTCTGGCGTTGGAGGGCTTCGGTTACGGGGTCGTTTGGTCTTGCCGACGATATGGTCATCGATGAAACAGGCAAGCGCGGGGATGAAGGGCAGGTGCTGCCTGTGGTAAACCGATCCACGAAGGTCCCGGGTCCCGGAACGGTGAACGGTTCCGTGGCGCCTTACTATATTGTTGAGACGCCTATAGGCCGACAGGGAGACGTAAGAGCCAAAGCCCGGTGGGAGAAGGGAATGTGGACCCTTTTACTGAAAAGAGCCCTGGACACAGCCGATCCGGATGACGTGGTTTATTCCCCGGGAGGCAGGGTGCCTTTCAGCGTCAGTTTATTCGATAACACCTTCAGTGAACATCACGTATCCGCCGATAGCGCATTTCTGGTGCTGTGGCGTGCTACCCGGATCCAAAACAAGGGGAGGGATTTTGATGAGCCGATGGATTTCTGA
- a CDS encoding carboxypeptidase-like regulatory domain-containing protein yields MSRWISEALSPVTFTSISFPGFLLALLLGAFLFAAAGCDDAGRETPAPVTGTVGVPLADARIYIYGEGDDIYGPARVISEPTSPDGSFSLSLKPGKYLAVVRKRVSEEVAGPVMIGDYRGEPIPFEVAEGTQGVSLSLTASLKVANEKAFPSRVSGDATGISGVVQDADGNAVEGIRVHIYDHIQMSERPKYVSERTGADGKFFVPVKRGGTYYLAARDRFGGPPQIGDLYGRFDEGTVDPSGVVVRRGELTSGITIMVQKVW; encoded by the coding sequence ATGAGCCGATGGATTTCTGAAGCGCTTTCTCCGGTAACTTTTACCAGCATTTCCTTCCCCGGATTTTTACTGGCGTTACTGCTGGGAGCTTTCCTGTTCGCGGCGGCGGGGTGCGATGATGCCGGCAGGGAGACGCCGGCTCCGGTGACAGGCACTGTGGGCGTTCCTCTGGCTGATGCCAGGATCTATATCTACGGGGAGGGTGATGATATCTACGGTCCGGCACGAGTCATATCCGAACCCACCTCCCCCGACGGTTCTTTTTCCCTTTCCCTCAAACCCGGCAAATACCTTGCCGTGGTGAGGAAACGGGTTTCTGAAGAGGTTGCAGGGCCAGTGATGATAGGGGACTACAGGGGAGAGCCGATCCCTTTCGAGGTTGCTGAAGGGACTCAGGGTGTCTCCCTTTCTCTTACTGCGAGCCTTAAGGTGGCCAACGAAAAAGCCTTCCCTTCAAGGGTTTCGGGTGATGCCACAGGAATAAGCGGAGTTGTGCAGGATGCCGACGGGAACGCCGTGGAAGGCATCAGGGTCCATATTTACGATCACATACAAATGTCTGAAAGGCCCAAGTATGTCAGTGAGCGCACCGGAGCGGATGGTAAATTTTTCGTGCCGGTAAAAAGGGGAGGAACCTACTATCTGGCAGCAAGGGACCGGTTCGGCGGACCACCGCAGATCGGTGATCTTTACGGGCGTTTCGATGAGGGGACGGTGGATCCGTCCGGAGTTGTGGTACGCAGGGGAGAGCTTACCTCCGGGATCACGATCATGGTTCAGAAGGTATGGTAG
- a CDS encoding HEAT repeat domain-containing protein — protein sequence MRFRAATIIFIFLVTACGGQESVTVLIPKAREGDEKASWRLVQAMGSDDKDVALAAYKGIIDIGADIEPWLARGLESPNDRVVESSAAALGNLGDSGSLPALIRILEGDGTRRYAAAWALGEIGDLTAVPNLVRILASKDMLLRKSAVRALVKMGPEAGAAVTTFLSAAKDAGSERAAIRVVGELKTVMAVDSLISISGPNRDAAAWALGRIGGERALEPLLEALLDPRWQVRREAAQALGSLENDKSVPALTGTLEDPVTVVREWAARSLETITGRKVLYMGEEGEMVPPYNLYR from the coding sequence ATGAGATTTAGAGCCGCCACAATAATATTCATCTTTCTGGTAACGGCTTGCGGAGGCCAGGAAAGCGTCACCGTACTCATCCCAAAGGCAAGGGAAGGTGACGAAAAGGCGTCGTGGCGGCTCGTTCAGGCCATGGGATCCGATGACAAGGACGTCGCGCTTGCGGCCTACAAGGGGATCATTGACATCGGAGCCGACATCGAACCCTGGCTTGCCAGGGGGCTGGAGTCACCAAATGACAGAGTGGTGGAATCCAGCGCCGCAGCCCTGGGGAACCTGGGTGACAGCGGGAGCCTCCCGGCTCTCATCAGGATCCTGGAGGGAGATGGGACCAGGAGGTACGCGGCCGCGTGGGCGTTGGGTGAGATCGGTGATCTGACCGCAGTGCCGAACCTTGTCCGCATCCTCGCTTCGAAGGATATGCTGCTTCGCAAATCGGCTGTCCGCGCCCTCGTCAAAATGGGCCCTGAGGCGGGAGCGGCGGTCACCACTTTCCTGTCGGCGGCAAAGGATGCCGGGAGTGAGCGGGCAGCCATACGTGTTGTGGGGGAATTGAAGACGGTGATGGCCGTCGATAGCCTCATTTCCATTAGCGGCCCCAACAGGGATGCAGCTGCGTGGGCATTGGGAAGGATCGGAGGCGAGAGGGCCCTTGAACCCTTGCTCGAAGCGTTGTTGGATCCCAGGTGGCAGGTCAGGAGAGAGGCGGCCCAGGCCCTCGGCAGCCTTGAGAATGATAAATCGGTTCCTGCACTCACCGGAACCCTTGAGGACCCAGTAACGGTGGTGCGTGAGTGGGCCGCCCGCTCCCTCGAGACGATCACCGGACGCAAGGTCCTCTACATGGGGGAAGAGGGGGAAATGGTTCCGCCTTATAACCTGTATCGGTGA